The Arachis hypogaea cultivar Tifrunner chromosome 16, arahy.Tifrunner.gnm2.J5K5, whole genome shotgun sequence genome contains a region encoding:
- the LOC112755362 gene encoding serine carboxypeptidase-like 42 isoform X1: MSRSRSRSRCWLVGILILVVRVLGGNGYPSEDLVVNLPGQPKVDFNQYAGYVDIDSNHGRSLFYYFVEAAFHPHNKPLTLWLNGGPGCSSIGGGAFTELGPFFPKGDGRGLRRNSKSWNKASNLLFVESPAGVGWSYSNTTSDYNAGDASTANDMYLFMLKWYEKFPSYRSRELFLTGESYAGHYIPQLTNALLDHNARSTGFKFNIKGVAIGNPLLRLDRDIPATYEYFWSHGMISDEVGLAIMNDCDFDDYVYENPHNVSHSCTNAIREANSIVGDYINEYDVILDVCYPSIVEQELRLKKMATKISVGVDVCMSFERRFYFNLPEVQKALHANRTKLPYSWSMCSQVLNYSETDGNINILPILKRIVQNHIPIWIFSGDQDSVVPLLGSRMLIRELAHELHLKVTVPYGAWFHKGQVGGWVTEYGNSLTFATVRGAAHMVPYSQPSRALHLFTSFLRATRLPNTTGPSILH, from the exons ATGAGTagaagtagaagcagaagcaGGTGTTGGTTAGTTGGGATCTTGATCTTGGTAGTGAGAGTGTTGGGAGGAAATGGGTACCCATCTGAGGATCTGGTGGTCAACCTTCCTGGACAACCCAAAGTTGACTTCAACCAATATGCTGGCTATGTTGATATTGATTCCAACCATGGAAGAAGCCTCTTCTACTATTTTGTTGAAGCTGCTTTTCATCCTCACAATAAGCCCCTCACTCTTTGGCTCAATGGAG GTCCAGGGTGTTCTTCCATTGGAGGAGGTGCATTTACTGAATTGGGACCCTTTTTTCCTAAAGGAGATGGACGTGGTCTAAGAAGAAATTCTAAGTCATGGAACAAAG CATCCAACCTTCTGTTTGTGGAGTCTCCTGCTGGAGTTGGTTGGTCATACTCAAATACAACTTCAGATTATAATGCTGGGGATGCGTCCACCG CCAATGATATGTATTTGTTCATGCTGAAATGGTACGAGAAGTTCCCATCATACAGATCAAGAGAGCTGTTCCTCACAGGAGAAAGCTATGCAG GACACTACATACCACAGTTAACTAATGCTCTACTGGATCATAATGCTCGTTCAACTGGTTTCAAATTCAACATTAAAGGGGTTGCT ATTGGAAACCCACTTCTAAGACTTGATCGCGATATACCAGCAACATACGAATACTTTTGGTCCCATGGAATGATTTCTGATGAAGTTGGACTTGCTATTATGAATGATTGCGACTTCGATGATTATGTGTATGAAAATCCTCACAATGTTTCTCATTCATGCACCAACGCCATACGCGAAGCGAATAGTATAGTGGGAGATTATATAAATGAATATGATGTGATTCTTGATGTTTGTTATCCATCCATTGTGGAACAAGAGTTGAGATTGAAAAAAATG GCTACGAAAATAAGTGTAGGTGTTGATGTCTGTATGAGTTTCGAAAGGCGATTTTACTTCAACCTTCCTGAGGTTCAGAAGGCCCTCCATGCGAATCGCACCAAACTTCCTTATAGCTGGTCCATGTGTAGTCA AGTTCTAAACTATAGTGAAACTGATGGTAACATCAACATCCTTCCAATTCTCAAAAGGATAGTTCAAAACCATATCCCAATATGGATTTTCAG TGGCGACCAAGATTCGGTTGTGCCGTTGTTGGGATCTCGAATGCTAATTCGTGAGCTAGCTCACGAATTACACCTGAAGGTTACAGTTCCTTATGGAGCTTGGTTCCACAAAGGCCAG GTTGGAGGTTGGGTGACAGAATATGGGAATTCGTTGACTTTTGCAACTGTAAGAGGAGCTGCTCACATGGTTCCTTACTCACAACCTTCAAGAGCATTGCATTTATTCACTTCATTTCTGCGTGCTACCAGGTTGCCAAATACAACGGGTCCTTCCATTCTTCATTAA
- the LOC112755362 gene encoding serine carboxypeptidase-like 42 isoform X2, whose protein sequence is MSRSRSRSRCWLVGILILVVRVLGGNGYPSEDLVVNLPGQPKVDFNQYAGYVDIDSNHGRSLFYYFVEAAFHPHNKPLTLWLNGGPGCSSIGGGAFTELGPFFPKGDGRGLRRNSKSWNKASNLLFVESPAGVGWSYSNTTSDYNAGDASTANDMYLFMLKWYEKFPSYRSRELFLTGESYAGHYIPQLTNALLDHNARSTGFKFNIKGVAATKISVGVDVCMSFERRFYFNLPEVQKALHANRTKLPYSWSMCSQVLNYSETDGNINILPILKRIVQNHIPIWIFSGDQDSVVPLLGSRMLIRELAHELHLKVTVPYGAWFHKGQVGGWVTEYGNSLTFATVRGAAHMVPYSQPSRALHLFTSFLRATRLPNTTGPSILH, encoded by the exons ATGAGTagaagtagaagcagaagcaGGTGTTGGTTAGTTGGGATCTTGATCTTGGTAGTGAGAGTGTTGGGAGGAAATGGGTACCCATCTGAGGATCTGGTGGTCAACCTTCCTGGACAACCCAAAGTTGACTTCAACCAATATGCTGGCTATGTTGATATTGATTCCAACCATGGAAGAAGCCTCTTCTACTATTTTGTTGAAGCTGCTTTTCATCCTCACAATAAGCCCCTCACTCTTTGGCTCAATGGAG GTCCAGGGTGTTCTTCCATTGGAGGAGGTGCATTTACTGAATTGGGACCCTTTTTTCCTAAAGGAGATGGACGTGGTCTAAGAAGAAATTCTAAGTCATGGAACAAAG CATCCAACCTTCTGTTTGTGGAGTCTCCTGCTGGAGTTGGTTGGTCATACTCAAATACAACTTCAGATTATAATGCTGGGGATGCGTCCACCG CCAATGATATGTATTTGTTCATGCTGAAATGGTACGAGAAGTTCCCATCATACAGATCAAGAGAGCTGTTCCTCACAGGAGAAAGCTATGCAG GACACTACATACCACAGTTAACTAATGCTCTACTGGATCATAATGCTCGTTCAACTGGTTTCAAATTCAACATTAAAGGGGTTGCT GCTACGAAAATAAGTGTAGGTGTTGATGTCTGTATGAGTTTCGAAAGGCGATTTTACTTCAACCTTCCTGAGGTTCAGAAGGCCCTCCATGCGAATCGCACCAAACTTCCTTATAGCTGGTCCATGTGTAGTCA AGTTCTAAACTATAGTGAAACTGATGGTAACATCAACATCCTTCCAATTCTCAAAAGGATAGTTCAAAACCATATCCCAATATGGATTTTCAG TGGCGACCAAGATTCGGTTGTGCCGTTGTTGGGATCTCGAATGCTAATTCGTGAGCTAGCTCACGAATTACACCTGAAGGTTACAGTTCCTTATGGAGCTTGGTTCCACAAAGGCCAG GTTGGAGGTTGGGTGACAGAATATGGGAATTCGTTGACTTTTGCAACTGTAAGAGGAGCTGCTCACATGGTTCCTTACTCACAACCTTCAAGAGCATTGCATTTATTCACTTCATTTCTGCGTGCTACCAGGTTGCCAAATACAACGGGTCCTTCCATTCTTCATTAA